In one window of Vibrio sp. DW001 DNA:
- a CDS encoding D-fructose-6-phosphate amidotransferase, with product MTASKIILRDLLGLLLILSFISVVLAILLDVLALLTHFSHEDVIAHLFFYESLPLYVFVVPVVIIGRYINRPNWVSAVQDYQLKMAKKAR from the coding sequence ATGACGGCATCAAAAATTATTTTAAGAGATCTATTAGGGCTATTGTTAATACTTTCTTTTATTTCAGTCGTTCTTGCTATCTTGCTTGACGTTCTTGCACTACTCACTCATTTTTCCCATGAAGACGTCATCGCCCATCTCTTTTTCTATGAGTCTCTACCCTTGTATGTTTTTGTTGTTCCAGTGGTGATTATAGGTCGATACATTAATCGACCTAATTGGGTTTCTGCGGTTCAAGATTATCAATTGAAAATGGCGAAAAAAGCTCGGTAA
- a CDS encoding ABC transporter ATP-binding protein: MSSTLSINNLTCQYENENVLESLSLEVEKGEIVCLLGASGCGKTTLLKAIAGLLPLTSGTMSLNDQLLDDGESWLPPEQRHIGMIFQDYALFPHLTVAENIAFGLREVSTAEKLKIVEEMLTLIHLPGYQNRYPHQLSGGQQQRIAIARSLAYKPNLLLLDEPFSNIDTQVRHDLILQIRKIFKQQGVTAIFVTHSREEAFAFADKMAVMNNGVIEQFGEASDLYHQPSSKFVANFLGGGSYLAAKKISESKFETVLGIITAQSKGNIANGDDCQLLIRPQYVQVSQNVAGVAKVVEQLFMGDQCRYVIEIDDTKLVATAASAISVGDTVSIALEEQSILAFL; the protein is encoded by the coding sequence ATGAGTAGCACCTTATCCATCAACAATTTGACCTGCCAATACGAGAATGAAAACGTTCTGGAATCACTCTCCCTTGAGGTTGAGAAGGGCGAAATAGTCTGCCTGCTTGGTGCGAGCGGTTGCGGAAAAACAACACTATTAAAGGCCATTGCGGGGTTGCTTCCGTTAACGAGCGGTACCATGAGTCTGAATGACCAATTGTTGGACGATGGTGAAAGTTGGTTGCCACCTGAACAGCGCCATATTGGAATGATATTTCAAGATTACGCGCTTTTTCCGCATCTGACTGTTGCAGAAAATATCGCATTCGGGTTACGAGAAGTCTCCACCGCAGAGAAGCTGAAGATAGTCGAAGAAATGTTAACGCTGATCCATCTTCCCGGTTATCAGAATCGATATCCTCATCAGTTATCCGGTGGCCAGCAGCAGCGTATTGCGATTGCCCGCTCCCTTGCATATAAGCCAAACCTACTTTTGCTAGATGAACCTTTTTCCAATATTGATACTCAAGTACGGCACGATTTAATATTGCAGATTCGCAAAATTTTTAAGCAGCAAGGTGTCACTGCAATCTTTGTGACTCACAGCCGTGAAGAGGCATTTGCCTTCGCGGATAAGATGGCGGTTATGAACAATGGTGTTATTGAGCAATTTGGTGAAGCTTCCGATCTTTACCACCAACCGTCGAGTAAATTTGTTGCTAATTTTCTTGGTGGTGGCAGTTATTTAGCGGCAAAAAAAATAAGCGAATCAAAATTTGAGACGGTGCTTGGCATTATTACTGCTCAATCAAAAGGGAATATAGCAAATGGTGACGATTGCCAATTGCTAATACGACCGCAGTACGTGCAAGTTTCTCAGAATGTAGCAGGGGTCGCTAAGGTTGTCGAACAGCTGTTTATGGGGGATCAATGTCGCTATGTTATCGAGATAGATGATACTAAGCTCGTTGCTACTGCCGCATCGGCAATCTCGGTTGGTGATACCGTCAGTATTGCATTAGAAGAGCAATCTATATTAGCATTTTTATAA
- a CDS encoding glycoside hydrolase family 9 protein, which yields MQILINHIGYEVNGPKQAIISNQESYFDVESVYLHCAKTKKELASYPLETHGNVANWHTGFYSSVDFSSFTHAGLFYLKVKTTCSPIFELNEGILMQRTFSDVLHYFTSQRCSGIFDEKDKHVPLLNSDKIVDVHGGWYDASGDVSKYLSHLSYANYLNPQQTPMVVWNMIKGLSILDSTGSDNRQSKNRVLFSDFPRTRLIEEALYGADFLVRMQAEEGFFYTTVFDKWSKDIDQREICSYATQNGHKSSDYQAGFRQGGGIAIAALAAASRLENHGEVKHSDYLTSAEKGYLHLLENNTQYLDNGEENIIDEYCALLACVELYRATNTPFYLHEARSWALRLRKRQHTDDNIENFWSANDDGSRPYFHASEAGLPVIALCEYLSIEPEESIKKTIKSTVRLAMIFELTITQKEVNPFDYPRQYVKAIDKEKQDAFFIPHNNESGYWWQGENARLASLSVATFLALPYLDRNTLEPKLRQYGHNCMDWILGLNPFDICMLEGHGKNNPDYLPEHDFVNAKGGICNGITSGFEDENSIAFNPDNQKNDMLQNWRWGEQWIPHGAWYLLAIMAQASYYQRGHA from the coding sequence ATGCAAATATTAATCAATCACATAGGTTATGAAGTTAATGGCCCTAAACAGGCCATTATCTCAAATCAAGAATCCTATTTTGACGTTGAGTCCGTTTACTTGCATTGCGCCAAAACCAAGAAGGAACTGGCTTCATATCCACTAGAGACCCACGGTAACGTAGCGAACTGGCATACCGGTTTCTACTCTAGCGTTGACTTCAGTTCATTTACTCACGCAGGACTGTTTTACCTAAAAGTTAAAACGACGTGTTCGCCGATATTTGAACTGAATGAAGGCATTTTGATGCAACGTACCTTCTCTGACGTACTGCATTACTTTACGTCACAACGTTGTAGCGGTATTTTTGACGAAAAAGACAAGCACGTCCCCCTACTCAATAGCGACAAAATCGTCGATGTTCATGGTGGTTGGTACGATGCATCTGGTGATGTCAGTAAATACCTTAGCCATCTTTCTTATGCTAATTACTTGAATCCACAGCAAACACCAATGGTTGTCTGGAACATGATCAAAGGGCTGTCTATTTTAGACTCAACGGGTTCAGATAATCGTCAATCGAAGAATCGCGTTCTATTTTCTGATTTTCCTCGCACTCGATTGATAGAAGAAGCCTTGTATGGCGCTGACTTCCTTGTGCGTATGCAAGCGGAAGAAGGATTCTTCTATACCACTGTATTTGATAAATGGAGCAAAGATATTGATCAGAGAGAGATCTGTTCTTACGCTACCCAAAATGGTCACAAGTCTAGTGATTATCAAGCAGGTTTTCGTCAAGGGGGCGGCATAGCCATTGCTGCTCTTGCGGCCGCATCACGGTTAGAAAACCATGGCGAGGTTAAACATTCCGATTATCTAACGAGCGCTGAAAAAGGTTATCTGCATCTACTCGAAAACAATACGCAGTATTTAGACAACGGCGAAGAGAACATTATAGATGAATACTGTGCCTTACTGGCCTGCGTAGAGCTTTATCGTGCAACCAATACACCATTTTATCTCCATGAAGCGAGATCTTGGGCCTTACGCCTAAGAAAAAGACAGCACACTGACGATAATATTGAGAACTTCTGGTCAGCCAATGATGACGGTTCTCGCCCCTATTTCCATGCTAGCGAAGCTGGCTTACCTGTCATTGCCTTGTGCGAATACTTGTCGATCGAACCCGAAGAAAGCATAAAAAAAACAATAAAATCAACAGTAAGGTTAGCCATGATCTTTGAGCTCACCATAACCCAAAAGGAGGTAAATCCCTTCGACTATCCTCGCCAATATGTCAAAGCCATCGACAAGGAAAAACAAGATGCTTTCTTCATTCCACACAACAATGAATCAGGTTATTGGTGGCAAGGCGAAAATGCACGTTTAGCGTCATTAAGCGTTGCTACATTTTTAGCACTTCCCTATCTTGATAGGAACACTTTGGAACCGAAACTCAGGCAATATGGACACAACTGTATGGATTGGATTTTGGGGCTAAACCCATTTGATATTTGTATGTTAGAAGGTCACGGTAAGAACAATCCTGATTACCTGCCTGAACATGACTTTGTTAACGCCAAAGGCGGCATTTGTAATGGCATCACCTCCGGCTTTGAAGATGAAAATAGCATCGCATTCAATCCAGATAATCAAAAAAATGACATGTTGCAAAATTGGCGCTGGGGCGAGCAGTGGATTCCACATGGAGCATGGTACCTACTTGCAATCATGGCGCAGGCGTCCTATTACCAACGGGGACACGCATGA
- a CDS encoding iron ABC transporter permease → MKEKNRIWKASSGSLSLLLVLPILAIFYLSLGDSGDLFAHLISTVMPTYIYNTVVLVLGVLVLALLFGVPSAWLMAMCRLPGERILQWALVLPLAMPGYVVGYIFTDWFDYAGPIQIFIRAFFGWQAGDYWFPDLRSLGGATAILALVFYPYVYLMARAAFMEQSASLLQSARLLRCTPFESFRRLSLPLARPSIAVGLSLVAMETIGDFGTVSYFSVNTLTTAVYDTWLGYSNLNAAAKISAIMLLVVILLLSTERYSRRKQKLFQANFTSHEELRYTLHGWKKWLALTWCWGLVSVAFILPLGQLLIYTYKYFSQSWTEEFRQYAVNSLQVSIIAALIAILVALVVNFSHRLNGNRLSVTFMRLASLGYAVPGTVLAIGVMAPVLTMDHWINDIAKQMAWGRPGLVLSGSMFAMIFAMVVRFSAVAIGSVESSLNKISPSMDMASRTMGCNQNQMLKRVHLPLVRRGVLVAGLLVFIESMKELNAALLLRPFNFETLATYVYNFVSDEHLELGALPAVLLILVGLVPLIVINRSLEQAH, encoded by the coding sequence ATGAAAGAAAAAAATCGTATCTGGAAAGCCAGTAGTGGGAGTTTATCTCTGCTACTGGTTTTGCCGATCTTAGCTATCTTCTATTTATCGCTTGGTGACTCAGGTGATCTTTTTGCACATCTAATTTCTACGGTAATGCCTACCTATATCTACAATACTGTCGTTCTTGTTTTGGGTGTGCTTGTTTTAGCACTGTTATTTGGAGTGCCAAGTGCCTGGTTAATGGCGATGTGCCGATTACCGGGTGAAAGAATATTGCAGTGGGCACTCGTACTGCCGTTGGCCATGCCAGGATACGTTGTTGGGTATATTTTTACTGACTGGTTTGATTATGCGGGTCCAATACAGATATTTATTCGGGCGTTTTTTGGCTGGCAGGCTGGTGATTACTGGTTCCCTGATTTACGTTCGCTAGGTGGTGCGACGGCCATTTTAGCTCTGGTTTTTTATCCCTATGTTTATTTGATGGCTAGAGCCGCTTTTATGGAGCAGAGTGCCAGTTTACTGCAATCGGCAAGGCTACTTCGGTGTACGCCATTCGAAAGCTTTAGACGATTATCTCTTCCACTCGCGCGTCCTTCCATTGCAGTGGGTTTGTCTTTGGTAGCAATGGAAACGATAGGCGATTTTGGCACGGTTAGCTATTTTTCAGTTAATACCTTAACCACGGCCGTTTACGATACGTGGCTTGGTTATTCAAATCTCAATGCAGCGGCAAAAATCTCTGCCATTATGTTGCTTGTGGTTATCCTATTATTGAGCACTGAACGTTATAGCCGGAGAAAGCAAAAGCTGTTTCAGGCAAACTTTACCAGCCACGAAGAGCTGCGCTATACACTCCATGGGTGGAAAAAATGGTTAGCACTGACATGGTGTTGGGGGCTGGTTTCCGTTGCGTTTATCTTGCCATTGGGCCAGCTACTTATCTATACGTATAAGTATTTTTCGCAGAGCTGGACGGAAGAATTCAGACAGTATGCGGTTAATAGCTTGCAGGTCTCTATTATTGCCGCTCTCATCGCGATATTGGTAGCATTGGTGGTCAATTTTTCACATCGACTCAATGGTAACCGTTTGAGTGTGACATTTATGCGTTTGGCCTCTCTCGGTTATGCGGTGCCAGGTACTGTGTTAGCAATTGGTGTCATGGCACCGGTGCTTACTATGGACCATTGGATAAACGATATCGCTAAACAGATGGCGTGGGGAAGACCCGGCTTGGTTCTTTCTGGTTCAATGTTTGCCATGATATTTGCTATGGTGGTGCGTTTTTCTGCTGTTGCGATTGGTAGCGTGGAAAGTAGCTTAAACAAAATCTCCCCGTCTATGGATATGGCAAGTAGAACGATGGGGTGCAATCAGAATCAGATGTTAAAACGCGTTCATTTACCTTTGGTTAGACGCGGTGTTTTGGTGGCAGGCTTGTTGGTCTTTATTGAATCAATGAAAGAACTCAATGCCGCTCTGTTGCTAAGGCCATTTAACTTCGAAACCTTAGCGACATATGTTTACAATTTTGTTTCAGATGAACACCTAGAGTTGGGCGCACTACCTGCAGTCTTGTTAATATTGGTAGGTTTAGTTCCTCTTATCGTTATCAATCGATCTTTAGAACAGGCACATTAA
- a CDS encoding YbjQ family protein — MIYTNIETVPGKEIVEHFGIVQGSTVRAKHVGRDFMAGLKNLIGGELKGYTELLQDSREEAMNRMGEQAESMGANAIVNIRFATSSVAQGAAELFVYGTAVKVV; from the coding sequence ATGATCTATACGAATATTGAAACGGTACCCGGAAAAGAAATTGTAGAGCATTTTGGTATTGTTCAAGGAAGTACTGTTCGCGCGAAACATGTCGGTAGAGATTTTATGGCAGGTCTTAAAAATCTCATTGGTGGTGAACTTAAAGGTTACACAGAACTACTACAAGACTCCCGTGAAGAAGCGATGAATCGAATGGGAGAGCAAGCGGAATCAATGGGTGCGAATGCCATCGTCAACATTCGTTTTGCGACATCATCTGTTGCTCAAGGCGCAGCCGAACTTTTCGTCTACGGTACAGCAGTTAAAGTGGTATAG
- a CDS encoding AI-2E family transporter, producing MPEKLQISSSHWVLVAALLVSGYACYLLVAPYMNSIVMAFIISLLMFPLHEWIEKKIPKHSNLSSLLSCVVLTFIIVIPLLAVFAAIVQQGSLATQQIYHWVTAGGIQEFFKLPWIVKALDFVNEYLPFETIEPQQIAEKIGKLATTFGSNLVSISAKILGDATNFLMDFMLMLFVLFFLLRDHDKIIVAMRHILPLSRSQEDKLLDEVEKVAKSAVLGSFLTAIAQGFAGGIGMWLCGFPALFWGAMFGFASFIPIVGTALIWIPATLYLLITGDTNWAIFLAVWSIALVGSIDNVLRPLLMQGSAGMNTLMIFFSLLGGIQLFGLIGLIYGPIVFAVAIVLFNIYEEEFHGFLKSQDKS from the coding sequence GTGCCAGAAAAACTTCAGATATCCTCAAGCCATTGGGTGCTCGTTGCAGCCTTATTAGTGAGTGGCTACGCATGCTACCTACTCGTTGCACCCTATATGAATTCTATCGTAATGGCATTCATTATATCCCTATTAATGTTCCCCTTACATGAATGGATCGAGAAAAAAATACCCAAACACAGCAATCTCTCGTCCTTGCTCTCATGTGTTGTACTTACCTTCATTATTGTCATTCCGTTACTTGCTGTTTTTGCTGCTATTGTTCAGCAAGGTTCCCTTGCAACACAACAAATTTATCATTGGGTAACGGCAGGTGGTATCCAAGAATTTTTTAAACTGCCTTGGATAGTGAAGGCACTTGATTTTGTAAATGAATATTTGCCATTTGAAACAATAGAACCACAACAAATAGCAGAAAAAATTGGCAAGCTAGCGACAACCTTTGGTAGTAATCTTGTCTCTATAAGTGCGAAGATTTTAGGCGATGCCACCAATTTCCTTATGGATTTCATGCTGATGTTGTTTGTCTTATTCTTTCTACTTAGAGATCACGACAAAATCATCGTTGCTATGCGCCATATTCTTCCTCTCTCCCGTAGCCAAGAAGATAAACTATTGGACGAGGTGGAGAAAGTTGCAAAGTCGGCCGTTCTTGGTTCGTTTTTAACCGCTATAGCACAAGGATTCGCAGGTGGTATCGGTATGTGGCTATGCGGATTCCCGGCACTCTTCTGGGGGGCGATGTTTGGTTTCGCATCTTTTATCCCTATTGTTGGTACCGCACTGATATGGATACCTGCAACGTTGTATTTATTGATCACAGGCGATACCAACTGGGCTATTTTCTTAGCCGTTTGGTCAATTGCACTTGTTGGTTCAATCGACAACGTTCTTCGTCCATTATTAATGCAAGGCAGCGCTGGCATGAATACACTCATGATCTTCTTCTCGTTGCTAGGAGGGATTCAATTATTTGGTTTAATTGGTCTAATCTATGGCCCGATAGTCTTTGCTGTCGCCATCGTCCTATTCAATATATATGAAGAAGAGTTCCATGGTTTTCTAAAAAGCCAAGACAAAAGTTAG
- the rsmC gene encoding 16S rRNA (guanine(1207)-N(2))-methyltransferase RsmC — MSYTAPSQIAERQLTYFEGKHVLVAGEAEDLFPVELAKHCESVSVFTSNYSYHRLIKSKDTITSYFGTQFNQDTQADMVLLYWPKAKAEAEYLLAMLFAHLGTETEIIVVGENRSGVKSIEKMFTKYGRVTKFDSARRCSFYWGQCDTQPEPFDLEQWYKSYTFELSGQELVVKSLPGVFSHGQLDVGSKLLVDSLPKLKGKVLDFGCGAGVIGATLALKNPDIVLEMCDISAFAIASSIETLKANGLTGKVFASDVYSDTSNDYDFIISNPPFHSGLETNYNATETLLTDAPKKLSKRGELFIVANSFLKYSPIIDNYFTDCETINKTSKFAIYHAKKQKKPTLNRDEFSF; from the coding sequence ATGTCTTATACCGCCCCTAGCCAGATAGCAGAACGTCAACTCACCTACTTTGAAGGGAAGCACGTTTTGGTTGCTGGAGAAGCAGAAGATCTATTTCCTGTAGAGTTGGCTAAACACTGCGAGTCCGTTTCTGTATTCACTTCAAATTATAGTTATCACCGCTTAATTAAGAGTAAAGACACCATAACGAGTTATTTTGGTACGCAGTTTAATCAAGACACACAAGCGGATATGGTTTTACTTTATTGGCCTAAAGCGAAGGCTGAGGCTGAATACCTCCTTGCCATGCTTTTTGCACACTTAGGTACCGAGACTGAAATCATTGTCGTCGGTGAAAATCGCTCTGGTGTCAAAAGCATAGAAAAAATGTTTACCAAATACGGTCGAGTTACAAAATTTGATTCGGCACGTCGATGTTCTTTTTACTGGGGACAATGCGATACTCAACCAGAGCCATTCGACTTAGAGCAATGGTATAAGAGTTATACATTCGAACTCTCAGGCCAAGAATTGGTTGTTAAAAGCTTACCCGGTGTATTCAGCCATGGGCAATTAGATGTAGGAAGCAAGCTATTAGTCGATTCACTGCCAAAACTAAAAGGTAAGGTGCTCGACTTTGGGTGTGGTGCAGGCGTTATAGGGGCAACACTCGCACTCAAAAACCCAGACATCGTTCTGGAAATGTGTGATATCAGTGCTTTTGCTATTGCTTCTTCTATTGAAACATTAAAAGCCAATGGATTAACCGGAAAAGTCTTTGCCTCTGATGTTTATTCAGACACCAGCAATGATTATGACTTTATCATCAGTAACCCTCCTTTCCATTCAGGATTAGAAACGAATTATAATGCGACAGAAACTCTGCTTACCGATGCTCCAAAAAAACTGAGTAAAAGAGGCGAGCTTTTTATAGTGGCAAATAGTTTTCTAAAATATTCACCTATCATTGATAATTATTTCACGGATTGCGAGACAATAAATAAGACCTCTAAATTCGCTATTTATCATGCGAAAAAACAAAAAAAACCAACCTTAAACCGTGACGAATTTAGTTTTTAG
- a CDS encoding Fe(3+) ABC transporter substrate-binding protein yields MKKVLSLSVLALVSISSPTFAAEEVNVYSYRQPFLVEPMFNEFTKETGIKVNVKFAKKGLAEKLQQEGEYSPADVILTTDISRLAELVVKDVVQPVQNDVIEQNVPAQYRDSKDEWFALTLRSRNVYSSRDRVGKLGAEFDYADLANPEYKGKICTRSGKHAYNVSLVSAMIAHKGEAETKTWLEGVKANLARKPQGNDRGQVKAIKEGLCDVSLGNSYYLGKMVNDKEQKAWADAVYINYPNQNTTGTHVNVSGMAMAKYSPNKENAVKLMEFLTGDIAQKMYAEVNFEYPVKEGVKRSELVASWGDFKADDLALEEIAANHSKAVKLLDEVKFDL; encoded by the coding sequence ATGAAAAAAGTGCTATCTCTTTCTGTCCTGGCTTTGGTTTCTATTAGCTCACCTACTTTTGCTGCCGAAGAGGTAAATGTTTATTCTTATCGTCAACCGTTCTTGGTTGAACCAATGTTTAACGAATTTACCAAAGAAACAGGCATCAAAGTTAACGTTAAATTTGCTAAGAAAGGTTTGGCAGAGAAGCTACAACAGGAAGGTGAGTATAGCCCTGCAGATGTAATTTTAACGACGGACATTAGCCGCTTAGCGGAATTAGTTGTAAAAGATGTCGTTCAGCCAGTACAAAATGATGTGATTGAACAAAACGTGCCTGCACAATACAGAGACAGCAAAGATGAGTGGTTCGCTCTAACGCTGCGCAGCCGTAATGTCTATTCTTCTCGCGATCGTGTGGGTAAGTTAGGTGCAGAATTCGATTATGCAGATTTAGCGAATCCAGAATATAAAGGTAAAATCTGTACACGTTCTGGTAAGCATGCTTACAATGTTTCCCTTGTTTCTGCGATGATAGCGCATAAGGGTGAAGCGGAAACCAAAACATGGTTAGAAGGTGTTAAAGCGAATCTAGCACGTAAACCTCAAGGTAACGATCGAGGCCAAGTAAAAGCCATCAAAGAAGGTCTATGTGATGTTTCATTAGGTAATAGCTATTACCTAGGTAAAATGGTTAACGATAAAGAGCAAAAAGCATGGGCTGATGCTGTCTATATTAACTACCCGAATCAAAATACCACCGGTACTCATGTCAATGTAAGCGGCATGGCAATGGCTAAGTATTCTCCAAACAAAGAGAATGCGGTAAAACTGATGGAATTCCTAACTGGCGATATTGCTCAAAAAATGTATGCTGAAGTGAACTTCGAATACCCAGTTAAAGAAGGTGTGAAGCGATCTGAACTTGTCGCATCTTGGGGTGATTTCAAAGCAGATGATCTTGCATTAGAAGAGATTGCTGCCAATCATAGTAAAGCGGTAAAATTATTGGACGAAGTGAAGTTTGACCTTTAA
- a CDS encoding M48 family metallopeptidase, which produces MIKYTPKVLSDNPNVTKKHPVVELFWLVGGLIFLIGAIFVSLGMMTDWAVSKTSPEIEAIFADSIVEKFDANPNAELSLRVNQIIEKLPSDSILKQYDFKIYLGDDDEVNAMALPGGNIVVNLGLLNVIESENELDMVLSHELGHFASRDHLRGLGRGLGIAVISTFLFGVDSEANELISSTTMSFQSQYSQDQEEVADLFALDLLVLAYGHAGGATDFFERISDQSEQDYNFLSTHPNPTSRVEKLNRRIEQLKYPIDEVKPYILGSTQ; this is translated from the coding sequence ATGATTAAATATACGCCGAAAGTTCTTTCAGATAATCCAAATGTAACCAAAAAGCATCCGGTAGTAGAGCTTTTTTGGTTAGTAGGAGGATTGATATTTTTGATAGGCGCAATATTTGTTTCTCTCGGTATGATGACTGACTGGGCAGTATCAAAAACATCACCAGAAATCGAGGCAATATTTGCCGATAGTATTGTCGAAAAATTTGATGCTAATCCTAATGCAGAACTGAGTTTACGAGTTAATCAAATTATAGAAAAACTCCCCAGCGACTCGATCTTGAAGCAGTATGATTTTAAGATTTATCTAGGAGATGATGATGAGGTTAATGCCATGGCGTTGCCGGGCGGAAATATTGTTGTCAATTTAGGTTTGCTAAATGTGATTGAATCAGAGAATGAACTAGACATGGTACTTAGCCATGAGCTAGGGCATTTTGCCTCTCGAGATCACTTGCGTGGATTAGGAAGAGGTTTAGGTATCGCTGTTATTTCTACGTTTTTATTTGGCGTTGATAGTGAAGCAAACGAACTTATTTCAAGCACGACAATGAGTTTTCAATCCCAGTATTCTCAAGACCAAGAAGAAGTGGCGGACCTATTTGCTCTCGATTTACTGGTTTTAGCCTATGGACATGCAGGTGGTGCAACCGACTTTTTTGAGAGAATTTCAGACCAATCAGAACAAGATTATAACTTTCTTTCTACTCACCCAAATCCCACCTCTAGAGTAGAGAAACTGAACCGCCGAATTGAGCAACTTAAATACCCAATAGATGAGGTTAAACCGTATATATTGGGTAGTACTCAGTAA
- a CDS encoding YbjQ family protein, which translates to MELILQNLNIVIFLILVCVGYGAGSYFERAHYASIEKRERELIHIPVITTKWEPKDASCQRTELVTGNVVISIDYFKRLLATLKNIFGGNVTSYESLVDRARREAILRMKEEALAKGANMVVNLRLETAAIGNSANQKRQVGSVEVVAYGTAYIHSNR; encoded by the coding sequence ATGGAACTGATACTGCAAAATCTAAATATTGTTATCTTCCTCATTTTGGTTTGTGTGGGTTACGGAGCTGGTTCCTATTTTGAGCGGGCTCATTATGCATCCATCGAAAAACGAGAGCGTGAACTCATTCATATCCCTGTTATTACCACTAAGTGGGAGCCTAAAGATGCTTCCTGCCAACGAACAGAACTTGTCACGGGTAATGTGGTTATATCTATCGATTATTTCAAGCGTCTGTTGGCCACGTTGAAAAACATATTTGGTGGCAATGTAACCTCGTACGAATCACTTGTAGATAGAGCGCGTAGAGAAGCAATACTTCGAATGAAAGAAGAGGCACTGGCTAAAGGTGCGAATATGGTGGTTAACCTACGTTTAGAAACCGCTGCGATTGGTAATAGTGCTAATCAGAAAAGGCAGGTAGGTAGTGTTGAAGTTGTCGCTTATGGGACAGCCTACATTCATTCCAATCGGTAG